The genomic stretch TGTTGCTAATAGCATCACTATGACTGCCCAGTAACCACATCTGAAGGCCACTAAAAGCAGCTTTCCAGTGAGCATTTGCTGCACGCAAACACGACTATCAGCAGTGCCGTGATTGTCGTCTAATTGCCCACACACCGATACTGCTAGTGTTGTGACAGGCCACTAACTGCATCACCAACAATTCTCTGCCATGCTTGACCAAGGTTCCCCAACTCTCAGAATAAAATGGCAGAACGTTTTATTTCAATTTTAGTAATCAAGCATGACAGTTTATGCTTAAAATTCAACGAAAGAGTTTTCCCAGTCATGGTTAGCACATGTCTCTTTGTTCGATTTGGTTTGCTCGCTCCGCACAACGTGGAAAATGccacaaaaaaatacagcatcCAGTGTAAAAAGGGAAACGTTAGCATTGTTATCGTACACGGCGTAACAGCTAGTGATGAACGCCCATTGCAGGACTCCCCATCGATGCCAAGTTCAGGCTGTGCGTGACACTTTGATGTATTGATTTGAGGATGCCTGACGCCAAAGGAAGAGCTCCTCTCCCTGGTCTGACCTGCTCCACTGCTGCTTGACAGGCATTTAGACCGGCAGCGAAGGAGCCTCATTAGCAGAACGATGGGAAGCATGGACTGCCGGTGTCTCCGTGAGTGCGGAGCCGGATCGTCTCCGGGTGTATCCTGTCACGCCTGTTACTGTGGGGACAGTCCGCTTTCGTCAAATGCCGGGGTAAAATTGTTTGCCTTGCTCCAGACAGAGAACAGGAAGACAAGTAACGTCGGGGAGATTTCCCCAGAAGGAGAAGCCTGTGTGATGACGTCCGTGTGGTTCCTGCATCCCAGACCCCGAGGCAAAGGCTTTTATCAGGACTGGGTTAACATAAAGAGAAACAGAACGGAGGATGGTACATTCTGACCTTGGAATAGAATAAATCGAAATTGGGTGGTCATGAACACATCCTGAGCGATTTAATGTTCACTAGTCTCACGTCACCTCAGTTATAATCATTATTAATCGTATTAGTACAACGTATCCAATAAATCAGTGTTTTTTCATGAGCAAAGATATGACTGAGACTATGGAAGGTATGGCTGAAAACACAGAGATGGATAAAGATTGATGGAGTTCATGGAAGATAGAGGTGAAGAGACGCTCCCGACTGCCACCCGTTCAGAATATAGAGCTTATTGAATGTGGAGGAGCTCAGGGCACAGGGGGGCTCCAGCAGTGTGGAGAGCCTGCATTTGCGCGACATGTCAGCCTGAAGAATGGTGCGCCCCTGGcggaggtcagaggtcattcAGGATTCTCCTTCAGACACTTTTCTCTCTAGGTCTGTCGTATGGCGAAATGGTCCACAGGGAAATGGCTTTGACTTATTACTGGGGAAGAGAGTCAATGTTAATCAATATGGCTGTGATACTCTTAAAAGGGGGATAAATATGTCTTTGTGGATCCTTCATCTTTAAAAAGCTCATATTTTTCTCAGCTGCTTTTTAACCcaaggggcggggggaggggggattcaGATTCAGGCACATAAAAAACACCCGAGGCTTTGCGACTGCCCCCCCAGTCAAAATCATAACGTACGGTATTTGTCACCAGCATAAACCGTTCCATTGTGATAATGACATTGTATAATTTAGCTATTTAAATCTAAAAAGGAGGAATTGTTGTATTTAGATGTAATGTAGCCAACTATTAATAGAATAATACAGTAAAATGATTGTTCAGGCCTTTTGACAACATATGTTATACTGAAAGAGCTGCTTGTcgaaattaaagaaaaaaaaaacccatgttTTGAGTGTTCAGTGAAGCGTTGGGTAATCTGAATTCTATGTTCAGTACTTCAGGAAGAAGCTTTCAGGCTGCGTACCATCATCAGTTCACAAGTGTGTAATTAGTTGGGTTGCTGTCTGTTTCTACTGCACTCTTTAGTCTTTACAAGATCATAAATGGGGTTTTGAAAAGCAGCAAAGCTAATTGCCAACACGTAAGCCTAATAGTGTGACTCAGCGTCTCAGAGTTTGTTCCCAGACAATCAGACGTGCTGTTTCTAAGCGTCTCATGGAAATACCTGGAATATTCTGTATTTATGTGTAGGGCTTGTGTATACGTGCGCAGAACAGACAACCCTGCTGAAGAAACAGGCTGAATATAAATTTTTGCTGTTTAGTTGGGCTTATGCCTCACTGTAGTCAGGGGATTAACGTGACTCATGGTTTTACACATTAGTGACTGTTAAATCTTCAAAATCAAAAAGAAGTGTAGAGGCAACAGGGACATTTCAGGTTGAGATTATTTTGAATTTTGAACAGTGCATAATAGTATTTTATCTTTAATTTATGGTTCTGAACTAGATGCATCTAGAACTTGATTGTGAGTATTGTCATGTGCCTGTGATGAAGTAGGCATTTGGAAGGCGGTTGCTAAGGAGCCCTCAGCCCATAATAGTCAGCGGTTTTCAAGCCCAGTCGCGTGCAGCAGAGTCTGCTCCCTAGGCCACTAAGCTGTCGGTGTTACCTGGGCCTCCCAGCTGCTGACATGGCTGTGATGTAGTATTTCAGAGTCCCACTGTGGGTGTGACGGTGATGTTCCTCACTTACACCTGCAGAGTGACCCGCACGCAGTTACCTTCCTAGAGGTACATTAAAATCAGGCGGCTTTTATTATGATCCTGCAGAACTCGTGAAATGTTAGCTTCCATGTCATTTCGTACCGTCTGAACATGGTCGCCGGTGATATCTGCAGTGTGTTCACGGCCCTCATGCAGCGCTGACGTCATTAGCCTCGAGGGCTAACGCTGCAGGCTCCTTCCACGTACGTCGTGAGCCAGATGTATGAATTAATCCGATTTCTGGGCCCTAAACACAATCCTTAGTCCTTCTTTATGGTAAATTGGATTAATAACCAACAGGCTTTTGCACAATCACACTGACGCCTGCAAGGACACATTACCTCATTAAGCTGCCATATAACGTTTAATTCCTTTTATTGTCCTCTGTTTTCATATCAAACCACAATTAGGCTCAAGACATTGGAGGCCAATTAAGGCAGGAAATGATTCAGCCTTCTCTTTATAGATCCTGCTCTGACTTACTTGGGCTTTGGAAAATCAATCAAAATAAACCTTTGGGTTCTTCCAGCGGGGGAAGGGGACAGTCTGTGAGCTGACAGTGAACCTTTTTTTAGCCTTTACCTGTCAGAGATGCCTCCAAACGTTTCAGAgggccagctggctctgtagtACAGACAGAAGTGGACAGCACAGCCAGCTGGCTCTGCTGACAGCTTCTGGAGGGCCTCCTACTGTCTGCTCAGGTGGCAGCTGTTATGCTTATGCTCATTTGTTTGACTGGAGATGCGCGGTTAAGTACAAATGACGACTAGGGGAAGTGTAGCTCACTGGGGAGCACGCCGAGCCGTCTCTAGGAGGCTGACGAGTTAATCATGCCTAATACagtgttttaaaaagtatttttaaaatccaGAGTTTGCtttttaatagttcaatagtttgaAAACAGAAATAAGCAAAAAGTTTATCAACAGCAACCAGAAGTGCATCGATGcagtaaaaataaacaaaacacatcgGCACCTGAGTCTAACAGACGTAAAAGATATATGATGCAGGTCTGGAATTTCATGTTCGCAGTGTTTAGGATCTTTGTGCATCTTGTTCCTTGGGGGAAAGAAAAGGAGCCCAGCTTAACTGtctcaaaaaacaaacacacaggagCCGGAAAAgtggcatttaaaaataatcaggAGACTACAAGCCAATCTGATGAAAGTGTTTTGTCGAACAATAGCAGAATTTTCAAGCTTTTCATCTGTTAATACGCTTTTATGCGCAGTTAAATTAAGCCACGTTGGTTCATACTCTAGCGCTGACCCTGTGCAGTTTAACGGAGATAAATACCATGAACAAGCAAACAAAGTTAAAATAAGAAAAGATAGAAACATTGCCTGGTTGATGTCCTATAACCATCAGGGCCATAGACATCAAGTAGGGATTGGCGACGGAGACAACATCTTCTTTGACACCGTTTGTCAAAAACCTGCCAATTAAATTTCAGGGGatccaaaactcctctttctagCCTGAAAAGTCTTCCGTGCCAAGCGATGTTAAAACGGCGGCTTCATGCTGGGGAAATGAAGCTGTCTGCCGAGCGGGAATGATTTATCCCtcagactcatcagaccagggaGACCCCATCCCAGTGGACATCAGGATGGCAATAACTCAGCCTGTCAAGCCTTTGCCGCTGCTGTTCCCCGGGAAATAACGGAAATCAACATTAAGGTCGTGATGAGAGTGTTATTCATGGTTTTAAATCTTTCTGATGTACAACGAGCTTCCAATTAGCAGAGGGTTGTAACGGCGGGGGTGTGGGCTACTCTGGAATGTTTGCGCCGCCGTCCGTTTCAATCAATATCTAAAATAAGTAGGAGTGCGTCTGATTTGCCAGACCGAGCTTCACGCCGGCCACGATGTTGATGCTTGCATCTCCCGACTGGTCGAAATATATTGAGATACACGCACGTATctaatctggcagagcaagaGACAAATGGACGGTTATTTGCATAATTACACAATATGTGATTTTACAGGCAGAACTGACTGAGCTcaataataagaaaaaaaaacctgtgaaGGTGAGGAGATGTTAAGACTTTATAAAAGGATCATTTGTGGAGACGTGCTGTCCGTCGGAAGAGGTCCACGGTATTACGAGTCAAGGACACGCATTAATAATCATTTAGGGCGATCGCGGCGGTTTTCAAAGGGGTACCGTTCCGAGCGTGAATACCAATCGGCTTCATGCCATTAAATGTGAGAGGAGCAACCTGCAGGATCAAATTAGGGAAGAAATATGGCTTCGCACAATTTTTAGACTGCCTGACGCTGGAGTATATGTCAGTCGGCAGATAAAAGCAGATAAGGGGGTGTGTTTGCAAGCCAGCTATATTCAGCTGTGAaacgtgtatatacacacatgctTGTGCAACAATCCCTATCGGTTTGTTCCACGTCACCTGTTTTTCTTCCCTGGTGGCATTTCTATATTGGCTTAAATTTCTCCTAATACAGACATTTCTGAACCGTGACATGAGATGCACGCTGGGGTGAATTTATTTTCTGAAACGGCTGTACGCTAACTAAGTTATGCACTGCGCTACTGGTTGGATATTAGGCCTCCTAATGCTAAGGAGGAATTAACTCAACACGCCCTCAAGACCCATGTTAAGGACCATGTCTAGTAGTGTGCAGCATCCCGGGAGATGTTTGGGAAATGACTCTGCGCGCAGATCAAGGACGCGCTGTGAAGTTACGCACGTTTCGTTTCAAGCAATTAAACTGCCTTTGGGCCCAAGGATAATTAGGAATGATAAGTTATTATTATAccatttctttttagttattcgTTAGTCTCAGTGACATATTttgatttaaatatattttaaagagCCTTTTTAAAATGCACAACGATCTCCGTCCTGCACGGCATTGAGTCTCCATAAGAGGGCTTTATTTCATGTTGTCAGTTTAATTAACATTGAAATGGTGTCTGATAGCAGTAGAAACAGACTTAATTCCCTCCAAAAACGCTCTCTGTTGTGCTTTAATCTCCATTGTGCTAATTCTCAGCTGTTCCTCCATGGAATGTACCAGAGGCTGTCTAATGTGATACTGTGTCCTTTGGCACGGTTTCAGATGCCTCacgaatgttttatttttaaagtaaattAGGGGGCAAAACACAGAATATGGGGGTATAACAACATCTCATTTTGTCGCAGAGTAGACGGCATTTTCTTGACATGCATGTTTGTTGTGGGTGTGCGATTGTGTGGTGTTTGGAGTCTCTAGTGATCCCAAGGCATCCGTGTCCCGCAGAAGCCCCACGTGCAGTTCTGGGTGTGGGTGACTTCCTCCTCAGCGTGCCATTCAGGCCAGCGATGTCACAGTAGTTGAATAGAAGCAACGGCATCCTATGCATGTGTATAAACACCCTGCTCCTGGCAACAGCTAGCTCCGCCCTAGTGAATActagccccacccccagcaacATTTGCCCCGCCCTTGGCAACAGCTTACTccctcaaaaaaaataaaagattaaaaaaGCCGTGTAATAaaaggctccccccccccaaactctcCTGATGTGCAACCAAACTCAACTGAATGAATGCCCTAGATTTTTATAAATAGGTATTTGAGTGTTGAGGATGTTAATGTTAAAGCATAGCCCCACCCTGGTCTAAGAGACTCTTATTGGACTTTGAAATCATGGTTAATATTTCCGTTCCTCTTATATCCCAGTTGTAGTTCATCTCTAACCAGTTCAGTGAGATGGAGTGCATGTGAggatgtgtgagtgtatgtgcatgtatgttgtgtattaagtgtgtgtgtgtgtgcgtgtgtttgtgtgtgtgatcctGAGGGTGAGAACGTgttagtgtttgtgtgtgagcaattgtgtctgtgtgtgtttgtatgagtgtgtgtgtcttggtgagtttgtgtgtgtttgtttatgccgtgtgtgtgtgcatgtatgccgtgtgtttgtgtgtgagtgtgtgtgtgctgtttgtgtgcatgtatgctgtgtgtttgtggtatttgtgtgcatgtactgtgtgtgtgtgtgtgtgtgcatgtactgtgtgtgtgtgtgcatgtactgtgtgtgtgtgtgcatgtactgtgtgtgtgtgtgtgtgcatgctttGCACCAGCGCCAGCATGGAGCAGATGTCCTGCTCAGTCTCTTTACTCCCATCCAGAAGCTAGGGGgtagtgatgggggggggggcgttggcCATCCACCAGCACCTTAGCATGATGCTCCGAAACGTCATGCCACAGCCAGAGCTCCTCCCGACCACGCAGACACCCCCAGACACCCCCTCTCCCCATGCCATAGAAGCTTCATggctgcattgaaattaaagccTTTCTCCCATTTATCTAATATTCCATCTGATTCCACTTCAAAGGTAAGGTATTAAGTGAGAGGCCGTGGGAATAACTAAGCGTTAGATCTGGGATGGCAATACGGAGATTCAGAAAGGCAGGAGCTCGGGATCTGAAGATGCCTCCTAGGTCATAAGCTGCAGATGGACTGCCTGTCCCACCTCAACTGTTACGTTCCCTATCTCATCACCTGCAGCTCGCATCGTCCGGGCCAAGCAGTGGTGCGAGATGCTGCCCTGCCTGGATAACGAAGGCTGTAACCTGCTGGTGAACAAGTCAGGCTGGACCTGTACTCAACCCGGGGGCAGAGTTAAGACCACCACGGTAAGTCCTGGTCCCTGGTTCTTGCTCCCCGCGTCGTGCCTGAGTCCCTCGTCTCCCTCAGTTTTATGGCCCTCTTGGCCACCCGGAAGTCTCTCATTTCCTCTGCAGCATCAGCAGCCAGATCCATTTTCAGCCGGATCTCAGAGTGGTTGTCCACAGCTCCGCAGTGGCTATGAGGTCGCCGTCTCTGCAGGAACCTCGGCGGTCTCCAGGACGGCCTCATACCACTGCCAATTTGGATCGCTCTCCCTCTCCAGGCTGGAATGAGTCCAACTATGCTCTGgcgcagcagagagcagccctGACTCAAACAAGATTCAaaggattcaaggattcaaaagcTTTATTGTAATTTGTAGTAGGATGAAATACTTTCTTGCGTGCCTCATTGTAAACTTAAACAGCATATAACAATGAAAAACAATAGATAGCaaataacaataatgaaaaCAATAACATACATACAATATACAAGCAATATCATGCATTAGTATAGCAAGGTACTGATGTTATAGGGACAGTGGTGATTGGCATAACAGTGCGAGGTTTCAGTTTGTATTTAACATTTGTATTACCTCTACAGGAAGCTGTTACTGAATCTTGAAGTCTTCTGGAGGGGACGAGGGAAAAAGGTGACTGTGCTGGGAGTGAGGAGGGAGAATGGCGACTGTGGTAGGAGAAATGGAGGAGAGAGGAAGGCAGCTGTGCCGGGAGAAAGTGAGGAGGGAGAAAGGCAACTATGGTAGGAGAAATGGAGAAGAGAGGAAGGCAGCTGTGCCGAGAGAATGTGAGGAGGGAGGATGGTGACTGTGGTAGGAGAAATGGAGGAGAGAGGAAGGCAGCTGTGCTAGGAGAAAGTGAGGAGGGAGGATGGCGACTGTGGTAGGAGAAATGGAGGAGAGAGGAAGGCAGCTGTGCTGGGAGAAAGTGAGGAGGGAGGATGGCGACTGTGGTAGGAGAAATGGAGGAGAGAGGAAGGCAGCTGTGCTGGGAGAAAGTGAGGAGGGAGAAAGGCGACTGGTAGGAGAAATGGAGGAGAGAGGAAGGCAGCTGTGCTGGGAGAAAGTGAGGAGGGAGAAAGGCGACTGGTAGGAGAAATGGAGGAGAGAGGAAGGCAGCTGTGCTGGGAGAAAGTGAGGAGGGAGAAAGGCAACTGGTAGGAGAAATGGCGGAAAGAAAGCGACTGGTAGGAGACAGGGTGGTGGGACGAAGTGACTGCTGGTTGAAAGTGAGGAGAAAGAAAGGCGACTTGCTAGGAGAAAGGGAGGAGAAAGAGGCAACTGCTGGGAGAAAGTATTGAGGGAGAAAGACAGCTGTGCTAGCAGAAAGGTAACTGCTAGGAGAAAGAGGAGGGAGAAAGGCAACTTGCTAGGAGAAAGGGAGGAGAAAGGTGACTGCTGGGTGAGATAGTGACTCGTAGGAGAAAAGTACGAGGGAAAAAAGcgactgtgctgggagaaagagaggagggagaaCGGTGACTGTTGAGAGAAAAGGAGGGAGAAAGGAGACTGCTATAATGAGGAGAAAGACTGCGAGAAAGGCAACTGTTGGGAGGAAGGAGGAAGcggactgtgctgggagaaagagaggagggagaaAGGTGACTGTTGGGAGAAAAGGGAGAAAAATAACTGTGCTGGGATGAGGGAGGAAGGTGACTGTGCTGGGACAGGTTTGTCAGGCCCCGGTGCTTGCAATTTGTTGTTAAATTGGCATGGTAGGGTGTAGACCTGCGGGGGGGCGAAGTGACCCATTGTTCCCCCCTTACCCCTAATCGCTCTCATGGCATCCACACCCAGAAAAGCCCATTGCCATCGGCGAATAAAACGCATCATTTTACGAGATTCGTCACACATTGCTCCTTAGCTTCCACTCTCGTGTAACCGGACGTCATTGATTGAGTTTCGTTAAGTGTAAATAATCATTAATTCAATGCCTGCGTTTCAGTCATCAGCCAACGAATGACGCCCTCCTCCTCAACTCGTGCCTCCGGAGCATGAAAATCTGAAGCATCGTCGGTGAATTCTTGTCAGGTTACAGCAGGAATTAAATTACCTGTGATTTCACGGGGGACGTTCCCCTCCTCACTGCATAAGACGTAGAGTGCAGATCCCGTCCATGCAGTTTAGAGACCTCTGGCTTCTGTTGAGATGCCAGGTTATTTCACATGGTGAAAAATGAAGTTCATTAATCTAGCCTGCGAGATGGATGAGTGGCATGTGAGGAACCAAGTCTCACATAGGTTCTGTACCCAATCTCCGGCCGGGCTGCtgagtttttgtatttttttcagttCTTGCCTTGAGAGGGGCATCTTTGGATGCCATGTGCTAGGTGTGGGGCATGTGGAGACCTGAGTGACAAAGGGCATcgtattttttaattttctgaCCCAGCCTTCTAGGGGGAACAGTCACGCAGCGC from Brienomyrus brachyistius isolate T26 chromosome 3, BBRACH_0.4, whole genome shotgun sequence encodes the following:
- the LOC125739164 gene encoding chemokine-like protein TAFA-5 isoform X3 — translated: MAPSPSFTKRKDGACWPRTSPTFWAVLLLASLLLIHCSQLAAGTCEIVTLDRDSSQPRRTIARQTARCACRKGQIAGTTRARPACVEARIVRAKQWCEMLPCLDNEGCNLLVNKSGWTCTQPGGRVKTTTHQQPDPFSAGSQSGCPQLRSGYEVAVSAGTSAVSRTASYHCQFGSLSLSRLE
- the LOC125739164 gene encoding chemokine-like protein TAFA-4 isoform X1, which gives rise to MQLLRVAWAFAGAAICCFIIFLFHSHFMKEGQLAAGTCEIVTLDRDSSQPRRTIARQTARCACRKGQIAGTTRARPACVEARIVRAKQWCEMLPCLDNEGCNLLVNKSGWTCTQPGGRVKTTTVSPGPWFLLPASCLSPSSPSVLWPSWPPGSLSFPLQHQQPDPFSAGSQSGCPQLRSGYEVAVSAGTSAVSRTASYHCQFGSLSLSRLE
- the LOC125739164 gene encoding chemokine-like protein TAFA-5 isoform X2, with translation MAERQLAAGTCEIVTLDRDSSQPRRTIARQTARCACRKGQIAGTTRARPACVEARIVRAKQWCEMLPCLDNEGCNLLVNKSGWTCTQPGGRVKTTTVSPGPWFLLPASCLSPSSPSVLWPSWPPGSLSFPLQHQQPDPFSAGSQSGCPQLRSGYEVAVSAGTSAVSRTASYHCQFGSLSLSRLE